One Lachnospiraceae bacterium C1.1 genomic region harbors:
- the argJ gene encoding bifunctional glutamate N-acetyltransferase/amino-acid acetyltransferase ArgJ: MNIIENGGVTAAKGFSAAGTAAGIKYQGRMDMAMIYSEKPFNVAGTFTTNVVKAAPVIWDRDIVKEKGTAQAVVVNSGIANACTGEQGLKYCRESAECAAELLGIKTDDVLVGSTGVIGMQLKMDKLKAGIKDLSGKLKSELSAGNEAARAIMTTDTHPKEIAVSVEIGGKTVTVGGMSKGSGMIHPNMCTMLAYVATDADIDGKLLQELVSENVQDTFNMISVDGDTSTNDTLLVMANGMAGNARISEKNEDYEKFKEALNYVNTGLAKMMAADGEGATALFEVQVVGADSKEHAKVLAKSVITSSLTKAAIFGHDANWGRILCALGYSGVQFDPDKIELWFESAAGKMLIFKDGVQTDYSEEEATKILSEKAVHVTADMKMGEAEATAWGCDLTYDYVKINADYRS, translated from the coding sequence ATGAATATTATTGAAAATGGCGGAGTGACAGCTGCAAAGGGTTTCAGTGCCGCAGGAACGGCAGCGGGAATTAAATATCAGGGCAGAATGGATATGGCAATGATCTATTCGGAAAAGCCTTTCAATGTCGCAGGAACTTTCACGACGAATGTAGTAAAGGCTGCACCCGTAATATGGGACAGAGATATAGTTAAGGAAAAGGGAACTGCCCAGGCAGTGGTTGTAAATTCGGGAATAGCAAATGCCTGCACCGGTGAGCAGGGTCTTAAATACTGTAGGGAGAGCGCTGAGTGCGCAGCAGAGCTTTTAGGAATAAAGACAGATGACGTCCTTGTAGGCTCGACAGGCGTTATCGGAATGCAGCTTAAAATGGATAAGCTTAAAGCCGGAATAAAGGATCTAAGCGGAAAACTCAAGTCAGAGCTGTCAGCGGGAAATGAGGCAGCAAGAGCGATAATGACTACGGATACGCATCCGAAGGAAATCGCGGTAAGCGTTGAGATCGGCGGAAAAACAGTCACAGTCGGAGGAATGTCAAAGGGATCCGGAATGATCCACCCTAATATGTGTACGATGCTCGCTTATGTTGCAACAGATGCGGATATAGACGGAAAGCTTCTTCAGGAGCTCGTTTCCGAAAATGTTCAGGACACCTTTAACATGATCTCTGTGGACGGTGATACTTCCACAAATGATACTCTCCTCGTTATGGCAAACGGCATGGCAGGAAATGCCAGGATAAGTGAGAAAAATGAGGATTACGAAAAGTTTAAGGAAGCGCTGAATTACGTAAATACCGGTCTGGCTAAAATGATGGCAGCGGACGGAGAAGGTGCAACAGCTCTTTTCGAGGTTCAGGTAGTCGGAGCAGACAGCAAAGAGCACGCGAAGGTACTTGCAAAGTCCGTAATAACTTCTTCACTTACGAAAGCTGCCATATTCGGACATGATGCAAACTGGGGAAGAATACTTTGTGCATTGGGGTATTCAGGTGTGCAGTTTGATCCCGATAAGATAGAACTTTGGTTTGAAAGTGCAGCAGGAAAGATGCTTATCTTCAAAGATGGTGTTCAGACAGATTACAGCGAAGAGGAAGCAACAAAGATATTGTCGGAGAAGGCAGTACATGTAACTGCCGATATGAAAATGGGTGAAGCAGAGGCAACAGCATGGGGCTGTGACCTTACTTATGACTATGTGAAGATAAATGCAGATTACAGATCTTAA
- a CDS encoding response regulator yields the protein MTLYIAVLDDNPADRKQAERLLSREADLRTPSGEVLYIDTYGNVESILSSASRYDLFFVDISGSERDGMMVAVRLRNSGVLSPIVLCSDKIDYETKYGKDEDFIYVKKPLWQKDYARYIDHAFKEKEERPVLIEFRNETDTVLCAASDILYARENGAYINIAMTEQRSFHMLGDFKKFNSLISDFRSSFLQTSKDTVINMSHVTASKGSTFKMSDGAIIRYGIFSKKKMQKAWEEYIRQHISLNIKK from the coding sequence ATGACATTGTATATTGCTGTTTTAGACGATAATCCTGCTGACAGAAAGCAGGCTGAACGGCTTCTTTCAAGAGAAGCTGATCTTCGTACGCCTTCCGGAGAGGTTTTATATATAGATACTTACGGAAATGTTGAATCAATACTTTCATCTGCAAGCCGCTATGATCTCTTTTTTGTAGATATAAGCGGATCCGAGCGGGACGGAATGATGGTGGCAGTACGTCTTCGAAACAGTGGTGTCTTAAGCCCTATCGTACTCTGTTCTGACAAGATCGACTATGAGACAAAATACGGGAAGGATGAGGATTTTATTTATGTAAAAAAACCTCTCTGGCAGAAGGATTATGCCCGCTATATCGATCATGCCTTTAAGGAAAAAGAAGAACGTCCTGTTCTTATCGAATTCAGAAATGAAACAGATACTGTCCTCTGTGCAGCATCCGATATCCTTTATGCAAGGGAAAACGGAGCTTATATTAATATTGCAATGACTGAGCAGCGTTCTTTTCACATGCTTGGGGATTTCAAAAAATTCAATTCCCTTATCTCAGATTTCAGATCATCTTTTCTCCAGACATCAAAAGACACCGTCATAAACATGTCTCATGTCACAGCCTCCAAGGGCTCGACCTTCAAAATGTCCGACGGTGCCATTATCCGTTATGGTATTTTTTCAAAGAAAAAAATGCAAAAAGCCTGGGAAGAATATATCAGGCAGCATATTTCCCTTAATATCAAAAAGTGA
- a CDS encoding GNAT family N-acetyltransferase, which produces MNKRQALKRRPAKREDKKMKFSVRTMTIDDYDGVYALWKTIKGFSMRSIDDSFEGVKRFLARNPATSIVAEAEGKIVGAILCGHDGRRATFYHVCVSEEYRMHGIGKAMVVLAMQALKKEKINKVALIAFTQNDVGNAFWKGIGWKQRLDLNYYDFTLNNENIEKFNE; this is translated from the coding sequence ATGAATAAAAGACAGGCCTTAAAAAGAAGACCTGCAAAAAGGGAAGATAAGAAAATGAAATTCAGTGTTCGCACAATGACAATAGATGACTATGACGGCGTTTATGCATTATGGAAAACAATAAAAGGTTTTTCAATGCGTTCTATAGATGACAGTTTTGAAGGAGTAAAAAGATTTCTTGCCAGAAATCCCGCAACATCGATCGTTGCTGAGGCTGAGGGAAAAATAGTCGGAGCGATCCTCTGCGGACACGACGGAAGAAGAGCGACATTTTATCATGTCTGTGTTTCGGAAGAATACAGAATGCATGGAATAGGCAAGGCGATGGTGGTTCTTGCAATGCAGGCATTAAAAAAAGAAAAAATAAATAAGGTTGCACTTATCGCATTTACCCAGAATGATGTGGGAAATGCCTTTTGGAAAGGCATAGGCTGGAAACAGCGCCTTGATCTTAATTACTATGATTTTACACTGAATAATGAAAACATAGAGAAATTCAACGAGTGA
- the argB gene encoding acetylglutamate kinase — MAEEQMKEVQEKASVLIEALPYIQKFNRKIIVVKYGGSAMTSDVLRENVIKDVTLLKLVGFKPVIVHGGGKEISRWVEKVGMEPNFVNGLRVTDSETMEVAEMVLNKVNKGLVQLVQSLGVRAVGVSGKDGGLLKVKKKYSEGKDIGYVGEVVSVDPTILSDLLEKDFLPVVCPVGMDENFDTYNVNADDAACAVAKALKAEKLAFLTDIRGIYKDINDKNSFISRLSGKEAEELLHSGFIGGGMIPKLGNCIDAVNGGVNSVIILDGRILHCLLLEIFTEKGIGTAIVKED; from the coding sequence TTGGCAGAGGAACAGATGAAAGAAGTCCAGGAAAAAGCAAGCGTGCTCATAGAGGCACTGCCTTATATACAGAAATTTAACAGAAAGATAATAGTTGTAAAATATGGCGGATCCGCTATGACTTCAGATGTTCTGAGAGAAAATGTCATAAAGGACGTGACCCTCTTAAAGCTTGTAGGATTTAAGCCTGTAATAGTACACGGCGGTGGAAAAGAAATAAGCCGCTGGGTAGAAAAAGTAGGCATGGAACCTAATTTTGTAAATGGCTTAAGAGTTACAGATTCAGAGACCATGGAAGTTGCGGAAATGGTTCTCAATAAGGTGAACAAAGGTCTCGTACAGCTTGTTCAAAGTCTTGGAGTAAGAGCTGTAGGAGTTTCCGGAAAAGACGGCGGACTCCTTAAGGTTAAGAAAAAATATTCCGAAGGCAAAGATATCGGATATGTTGGCGAGGTAGTGAGTGTTGATCCTACGATCCTTTCAGATCTCCTTGAAAAAGATTTCCTGCCGGTAGTATGTCCGGTAGGCATGGATGAAAATTTTGATACCTATAATGTAAATGCAGATGATGCCGCATGTGCGGTAGCAAAGGCTCTGAAGGCTGAAAAGCTTGCATTTCTTACGGATATCAGAGGAATTTACAAAGATATTAACGATAAGAACAGTTTTATTTCAAGGCTCAGCGGAAAAGAGGCGGAGGAGCTTCTTCACAGCGGATTCATAGGCGGAGGAATGATTCCTAAGCTTGGAAACTGCATAGATGCCGTAAACGGAGGCGTAAACAGTGTTATCATTCTCGACGGACGTATACTTCACTGTCTCCTCCTTGAGATATTTACCGAGAAAGGTATCGGAACAGCTATAGTTAAGGAGGATTGA
- a CDS encoding DegV family protein produces MKFKYVADSCCEFPDFFEDDHDCVRVPLTINVGKTVFIDDASLNMNKFLESIDEYPKCPKSACPSPELYMKAFEGDADVIFVATLSAELSGSYQSARLAATIYEEEHPGKKIHVFNSESASSGEAQALMKAAEYADMGLSPDEIISKTEDFIHNNMQTFFVLENMEVLRKNGRLSRMKTLVAQALNIKPVCLGVHGVIEQAVLARGMAKALDKMVELSLAKIKDTKDRTLFITHVNCRERAEKVMARYISKAEFARTVILNTAGISSLYAGRGGIIVTF; encoded by the coding sequence ATGAAATTTAAGTATGTTGCAGACAGCTGCTGTGAATTTCCTGATTTTTTTGAAGATGATCATGATTGCGTCAGAGTGCCGCTCACGATAAATGTTGGGAAAACAGTATTTATTGATGATGCGTCACTTAACATGAATAAATTTCTGGAGTCCATTGATGAGTATCCGAAATGCCCCAAATCGGCATGCCCTTCACCGGAACTTTATATGAAGGCCTTTGAAGGAGATGCTGATGTGATATTTGTGGCGACTCTTTCTGCGGAGCTCTCGGGTTCATATCAGAGTGCAAGGCTTGCAGCAACAATTTATGAGGAGGAGCATCCGGGAAAAAAGATACATGTATTTAACTCAGAGTCAGCATCCTCAGGAGAAGCTCAGGCATTGATGAAAGCGGCAGAATATGCGGATATGGGTCTTTCGCCGGATGAGATAATTTCAAAAACAGAAGACTTCATTCATAATAATATGCAGACCTTCTTTGTTCTGGAAAATATGGAGGTTTTAAGAAAGAATGGACGTCTTTCAAGAATGAAGACGCTGGTAGCCCAGGCATTAAACATAAAGCCTGTCTGCTTAGGTGTCCACGGAGTGATAGAGCAGGCAGTTCTTGCCAGAGGAATGGCAAAGGCATTAGATAAGATGGTTGAGCTGTCACTTGCAAAAATTAAGGATACCAAAGACAGGACACTCTTTATTACTCATGTGAACTGCCGCGAAAGAGCGGAAAAAGTCATGGCAAGATATATTTCCAAGGCTGAATTTGCAAGAACCGTAATACTTAATACAGCCGGGATCAGCTCACTTTATGCAGGACGTGGAGGGATAATAGTCACTTTTTGA
- a CDS encoding argininosuccinate synthase, with amino-acid sequence MAEKEKVILAYSGGLDTTAIIPWLKENYNYDVVCVCIDCGQEEELDGLEERAKSCGASKLYIEDVCDEFADEYILPCVQAHAVYENEYLLGTSMARPLIAKKLVEIARKEKAVAICHGATGKGNDQIRFELGIKALAPDLKIIAAWRDPKWTMDSRESEIAYCREHGINLPFSADSSYSRDRNLWHISHEGLELEDPSLKPNYPHLLVLGVRPEDAPEQGEDVTMTFEKGVPVSVNGEKMKLSDIIRTLNKLGGKHGVGIIDIVENRVVGMKSRGVYETPGGTILYAAHQQLEELILDRECMRIKKRVSDELAQLVYEGKWFSPLREALCAFIKSTQTYVTGEVKFKLYKGNIIKAGESSPYSLYNESLASFKTGDLYDHHDAEGFITLFGLSTKVRAMKQAEVNNK; translated from the coding sequence ATGGCAGAAAAAGAAAAGGTAATACTTGCATACTCGGGCGGACTTGATACTACTGCTATCATCCCCTGGCTTAAGGAGAACTACAATTATGATGTTGTATGTGTCTGCATTGACTGCGGACAGGAAGAAGAGCTGGACGGACTCGAGGAAAGAGCTAAATCCTGTGGTGCATCCAAACTTTATATAGAAGATGTTTGCGATGAATTTGCAGATGAATATATCCTTCCCTGTGTTCAGGCTCATGCAGTTTATGAAAATGAATACCTTCTTGGTACATCAATGGCCCGTCCTCTTATCGCTAAGAAACTCGTAGAGATCGCCCGCAAGGAAAAAGCTGTTGCGATCTGCCATGGCGCTACAGGTAAGGGAAATGACCAGATCCGTTTCGAGCTCGGCATCAAAGCTCTCGCTCCTGACTTAAAGATCATTGCTGCATGGCGTGATCCCAAATGGACAATGGATTCACGTGAGTCAGAGATCGCATACTGCCGCGAGCACGGCATCAATCTGCCTTTCTCAGCTGACAGTTCCTACAGCCGTGACCGTAACTTATGGCATATAAGCCACGAAGGTCTTGAGCTTGAGGATCCTTCATTAAAGCCTAACTATCCTCACCTCCTCGTTCTCGGTGTTCGTCCTGAGGATGCTCCGGAACAGGGTGAAGATGTTACAATGACTTTCGAAAAGGGTGTTCCGGTTTCTGTTAACGGCGAGAAGATGAAGCTTTCCGATATCATCCGTACCTTAAACAAGCTCGGCGGAAAACATGGTGTCGGCATAATCGATATCGTAGAAAACCGTGTTGTAGGTATGAAGAGCCGCGGCGTTTATGAGACTCCCGGCGGAACCATTCTCTACGCTGCACACCAGCAGTTAGAAGAACTTATCCTCGACAGGGAATGCATGCGTATAAAGAAGCGTGTATCCGATGAGCTTGCGCAGCTTGTATATGAAGGCAAATGGTTCTCTCCTCTCCGTGAGGCACTCTGCGCTTTCATCAAGTCAACACAGACTTATGTTACAGGTGAAGTAAAGTTCAAGCTTTACAAGGGCAATATCATCAAAGCAGGTGAATCTTCACCTTATTCACTCTATAACGAAAGCCTTGCTTCCTTCAAGACAGGTGACCTTTATGATCATCACGATGCAGAGGGATTCATCACTCTCTTCGGTCTTTCAACCAAGGTTCGTGCTATGAAGCAGGCAGAAGTCAATAATAAATAA
- the argC gene encoding N-acetyl-gamma-glutamyl-phosphate reductase, with product MIKAGIIGATGYAGNEIVRLLLGHREVKIEWLVSKSFAGQKFTDIYRNLFELIDMDCVADSIYELVDRVDVVFTATPQGYLGSMLNEKLLSKAKFIDLSADYRIKDVSIYEEWYGIKHESPELIEKAVYGLCEVNREKIKNTRLLANPGCFTTCSILTAYPLVKEKLIDPNTLIINALSGVSGAGRGAKVPNLFCEVNESAKAYGVTTHRHTPEIEEQLGYAFESPVMINFTPHLVPMNRGILATETASLKEGVTDSDIKAAYVKHYGTEKFIRLMKEGLPPETRFVEGSNFTDISWKVDKRTGRVVMMGALDNLVKGAAGQAVQNMNIMFGFEESMGLTAIPMVP from the coding sequence ATGATTAAAGCCGGAATAATAGGAGCTACAGGGTATGCGGGAAATGAGATAGTGAGACTTCTTTTAGGTCACAGAGAAGTAAAAATTGAATGGCTTGTTTCAAAAAGTTTTGCCGGACAGAAATTTACTGATATATATAGAAATCTTTTTGAACTTATCGATATGGACTGTGTCGCTGACAGCATTTATGAGCTGGTCGATAGAGTAGATGTGGTATTTACCGCAACTCCTCAGGGGTATCTTGGAAGCATGTTAAATGAAAAGCTTCTTTCGAAGGCTAAATTCATAGACCTTTCAGCAGATTACAGAATAAAGGACGTTTCAATCTATGAAGAATGGTACGGGATCAAACATGAGTCACCGGAACTTATAGAAAAGGCAGTTTACGGACTTTGCGAAGTAAACAGGGAAAAGATCAAAAATACCCGTTTGCTTGCAAATCCCGGATGCTTTACAACATGTTCGATACTTACAGCTTATCCGCTGGTAAAGGAAAAGCTCATAGATCCAAATACACTTATAATAAATGCACTTTCTGGAGTATCAGGAGCAGGAAGAGGGGCAAAGGTTCCTAATCTTTTCTGCGAAGTAAATGAAAGCGCAAAAGCTTACGGTGTTACGACTCACCGTCACACACCTGAGATAGAGGAGCAGCTGGGATATGCATTCGAAAGTCCTGTAATGATAAATTTCACACCTCATCTCGTGCCGATGAACAGGGGAATACTTGCAACAGAAACAGCAAGCTTAAAAGAGGGTGTTACAGATTCAGACATAAAGGCAGCTTATGTAAAGCACTACGGAACAGAAAAATTCATCAGACTTATGAAAGAAGGACTTCCGCCGGAGACTAGATTTGTCGAGGGAAGCAACTTTACCGATATCAGCTGGAAGGTTGATAAGAGAACCGGAAGAGTCGTTATGATGGGAGCACTTGATAACCTTGTAAAGGGAGCTGCAGGACAGGCAGTACAGAATATGAACATAATGTTTGGATTTGAGGAGTCAATGGGCTTAACAGCCATTCCGATGGTACCGTAA